A stretch of the Bacteroidota bacterium genome encodes the following:
- a CDS encoding MBL fold metallo-hydrolase has product MKLHVINTGNFKLDGGAMFGVVPKTLWNKTNPADENNLCNWAMRCLLIEDGNRLILIDNGIGNKQDAKFYSHYFLNGTDTLDNSLKLAGFSSDDVTDMFLTHLHFDHCGGSIKNNQDKTGFETAFKNATYWSNAEHWEWATKPNPREKASFLKENILPIQESGQLKFIDGENSKQLGENISLTYMRGHTDAMMIPQIKYKGKTVAFMADLLPSTGHIPLPYVMGYDTRPLLTLTEKEQFLKHAAEEEFILFLEHDSVNQCCTVQNTEKGVRLKETFSFDEYFGK; this is encoded by the coding sequence ATGAAGTTACACGTAATAAATACAGGAAATTTTAAATTAGATGGCGGTGCCATGTTTGGCGTTGTACCCAAAACACTTTGGAACAAAACAAATCCCGCTGACGAAAACAATCTCTGCAATTGGGCAATGCGATGTTTATTAATTGAAGATGGAAATCGCTTGATATTAATCGACAATGGAATTGGTAACAAACAAGATGCAAAATTTTACAGTCATTATTTTTTAAATGGAACTGACACGCTCGACAACTCTCTAAAATTAGCAGGATTCAGCTCAGACGATGTAACCGATATGTTTTTAACGCATTTGCATTTTGACCATTGCGGTGGCAGCATCAAAAACAACCAAGATAAAACCGGCTTTGAAACTGCATTTAAAAATGCAACTTATTGGAGCAATGCAGAACACTGGGAATGGGCTACAAAGCCAAATCCAAGAGAAAAAGCGAGTTTTCTAAAGGAAAACATTCTTCCGATTCAGGAAAGCGGACAATTGAAGTTTATTGATGGAGAAAACAGCAAACAACTGGGAGAAAACATTTCTCTGACATACATGCGCGGACATACCGATGCGATGATGATTCCACAAATTAAGTACAAAGGAAAAACAGTTGCATTTATGGCGGACTTATTGCCATCAACCGGGCATATTCCATTGCCCTATGTGATGGGATATGACACACGTCCATTACTTACACTCACAGAAAAAGAGCAATTTTTAAAGCATGCAGCAGAAGAAGAATTTATTTTGTTTTTGGAACACGATTCTGTGAATCAATGCTGTACAGTGCAAAACACCGAAAAAGGTGTACGTTTAAAAGAAACGTTTTCGTTTGATGAATACTTTGGGAAATAA
- a CDS encoding OmpA family protein, with the protein MKKIILSIACSMAIAINANSQDFLGYMNSNYSGVTGTDINPANVVDSRYKVDISLAGVSVSAYNNYVGLKRSALKHSGKLFDFSDTNYQAFADTAFRDNYLTTRDNNINKSFYFSNQIYGPSFLVSINAKNAFAVKTKMRTLVNIDGLEPELAKLAYSELQDSALWLQNHSNQDFSAQTMTWVEYALCYGHVFKDDGAHAFKAGITLKYIQGIQSAYMNIKDLDYNFTNDTTLSLFHSDVNYGHSSTYEGDKIEPGFKNTAQFSWGLDLGVVYEFRPDYEKFKYDMDGETGLWRRDQNKYKLRIGLSALDIGYAKFKKGTYSKNFTADINLWNLHEFDSVESFDDFDSLLNANYPMDKGDKYYRMNLPTAFALQVDYHIYKDFYANFTTYWSPRFKKDAEKVHDLTTFSITPRWDHKWFGAFLPFSYDLTGNFKAGVALRLGPLVVGTNSLGPWVSRGNIYGADVYAMLKIPIMYRKPRDKDKDKVSDKKDKCKEVPGTWEFLGCPDRDGDHIQDKDDACPDEPGTPEFQGCPDKDGDKIIDKQDACPDEAGIPEFNGCPDKDGDKIMDKEDDCPEEAGLSQFKGCPDRDADGIMDKTDECPDKPGPASNNGCPEVKLILIDSQGNSLRTAVQAKDGSFSYDELPADELVLFNLEGENTEVYTEVKVVVGGIAKKAIRDKKKDNYFRFIVLKAQDNKLKPEDNKDVAIKLNKEEEEVLKKAFDNLEFATAKDIIKPESLASLDELAALMAKKPTWRLKISGHTDSQGDKAKNLKLSEKRAKAVQNYLISKGIAADRFKAEWFGSKKPIADNKTEAGRQKNRRVEMLIIE; encoded by the coding sequence ATGAAAAAAATTATTCTCTCAATTGCTTGCTCTATGGCAATCGCCATTAATGCTAATTCTCAAGACTTTTTAGGCTATATGAACAGTAACTACTCAGGAGTTACTGGAACAGATATTAACCCCGCAAATGTGGTTGATAGCAGATACAAAGTAGATATCAGTTTAGCTGGTGTGAGTGTTTCAGCTTACAATAACTATGTCGGATTGAAAAGAAGTGCGTTAAAACATTCAGGAAAACTTTTTGATTTTAGCGACACCAATTATCAAGCATTTGCTGATACAGCTTTTAGAGACAACTATTTAACCACGAGAGATAACAATATTAACAAGTCGTTCTACTTTTCGAACCAAATTTACGGCCCCTCCTTTTTGGTAAGCATCAATGCAAAAAATGCCTTTGCTGTTAAAACCAAAATGCGCACATTAGTAAATATTGATGGACTAGAGCCTGAATTAGCAAAGCTTGCCTATAGCGAACTCCAAGATTCAGCATTGTGGTTACAAAACCATAGCAACCAAGATTTTAGTGCACAAACAATGACGTGGGTCGAATATGCACTGTGTTACGGACATGTTTTCAAAGATGATGGAGCACATGCTTTTAAAGCTGGTATCACTTTAAAATACATTCAAGGTATTCAGTCTGCTTACATGAACATTAAAGACTTGGATTATAATTTCACAAACGACACCACACTTTCGCTTTTTCATTCAGATGTAAATTATGGTCACTCCTCTACTTATGAAGGCGACAAAATTGAACCCGGATTCAAAAACACGGCCCAATTTTCATGGGGACTAGATTTAGGAGTTGTGTATGAATTTCGCCCTGATTACGAAAAATTCAAATACGACATGGATGGAGAAACCGGTTTATGGAGAAGAGATCAAAACAAATACAAATTAAGAATTGGTCTTTCTGCATTGGATATTGGATATGCAAAATTCAAAAAAGGAACTTACTCTAAAAACTTTACAGCTGATATCAACTTGTGGAACCTTCACGAATTTGATAGTGTAGAATCTTTCGATGATTTTGATAGTTTGTTAAATGCAAATTATCCAATGGACAAAGGAGATAAATACTATCGAATGAATCTTCCTACTGCGTTTGCATTACAAGTGGATTATCATATATACAAAGATTTTTATGCAAACTTCACAACTTATTGGTCACCTCGTTTCAAAAAAGATGCTGAAAAAGTACATGACCTTACTACATTCAGCATCACTCCGCGTTGGGATCATAAATGGTTTGGAGCATTTCTTCCATTTTCATACGATTTAACAGGAAACTTCAAAGCCGGTGTTGCCTTGCGATTAGGACCACTTGTTGTTGGAACAAACAGTTTAGGACCATGGGTTTCTCGTGGAAATATCTATGGTGCAGATGTGTATGCGATGCTTAAGATTCCTATCATGTACCGCAAACCAAGAGATAAAGACAAAGATAAGGTATCTGATAAAAAAGATAAGTGTAAAGAAGTACCAGGAACATGGGAATTTCTTGGTTGCCCTGATCGTGATGGCGATCACATTCAAGATAAAGACGATGCTTGTCCGGATGAACCGGGTACTCCTGAGTTCCAAGGTTGCCCAGATAAAGATGGAGATAAGATTATCGATAAACAAGATGCTTGTCCGGATGAAGCAGGTATCCCTGAATTTAATGGTTGCCCGGATAAAGACGGTGATAAGATTATGGACAAAGAGGATGATTGTCCGGAAGAAGCCGGCTTGTCTCAATTCAAAGGTTGCCCGGATAGAGATGCCGATGGTATTATGGACAAAACAGATGAGTGTCCGGATAAACCAGGTCCTGCTTCAAACAATGGATGTCCTGAAGTGAAATTGATTTTAATTGATTCACAAGGAAATTCATTACGTACTGCAGTTCAAGCAAAAGATGGCAGCTTCAGCTATGACGAGCTTCCTGCTGATGAATTGGTGTTATTTAACTTAGAAGGTGAAAACACGGAAGTATACACTGAAGTGAAAGTTGTTGTGGGTGGAATTGCTAAAAAAGCAATTAGAGACAAGAAAAAAGACAACTACTTCCGTTTTATTGTATTGAAAGCACAAGACAATAAATTAAAACCGGAAGACAACAAAGATGTTGCTATAAAGTTGAATAAAGAAGAAGAAGAAGTATTGAAGAAAGCATTTGATAACTTGGAATTTGCTACTGCAAAAGACATTATCAAACCGGAATCACTTGCTTCGTTGGATGAGTTAGCAGCGTTAATGGCGAAAAAGCCAACCTGGAGATTGAAAATCTCTGGACATACAGATAGCCAAGGTGATAAAGCGAAAAACTTAAAATTGTCTGAAAAACGTGCAAAAGCAGTTCAAAATTATTTAATAAGCAAAGGAATTGCTGCAGACAGATTTAAAGCTGAATGGTTCGGTTCTAAAAAACCAATTGCGGATAATAAAACAGAAGCCGGACGTCAGAAAAACAGACGTGTAGAAATGTTAATTATCGAATAA
- a CDS encoding Rieske 2Fe-2S domain-containing protein, translating into MLFKKQINWIKLFDSVTAASTRIALGKVTTMQVGKKKICIAHTAEGFFAVNDKCPHNGASLGNGFCTDQGTVVCPMHRYHFDLKTGRAKSGLGDFVQPYPIEVRENGVFIGFEETIWNLF; encoded by the coding sequence ATGTTATTCAAAAAACAAATCAATTGGATTAAGTTATTCGATTCTGTAACTGCAGCAAGCACTCGAATTGCTTTAGGGAAGGTAACCACAATGCAGGTTGGAAAAAAAAAGATTTGCATCGCCCATACGGCAGAAGGTTTTTTTGCGGTGAATGATAAATGTCCGCACAATGGAGCTTCTTTAGGAAACGGTTTTTGCACCGACCAAGGAACCGTTGTTTGTCCGATGCATCGATATCATTTTGATTTAAAAACAGGGAGAGCTAAAAGTGGCCTTGGCGATTTTGTACAACCCTATCCTATTGAAGTGCGCGAGAATGGCGTTTTTATTGGCTTTGAAGAAACTATTTGGAATCTATTTTGA